CATTGTCCAGCCCGTTCGCCACCAGGGTCAGGTTGCCCCATGACTGCAGCGTGCCGCCCGCGTTATTGATGCTGGCGGCCGCCTGCGTGCCGCCGGCGGAGAGCAGCAGGCTGCCATCGGCCGCGTTGACCAGGCCGCCCGACCCGTTGGTCAGGCTGTCGGCAACCAGCGTGATATCCTGGCCCGCCTGCAGCGCGCCACCGTCATTGGCAAGCTGCGCCATCGCGCCGCCGCCTGCATTGCGGACATCCAGCGTGCCGCCGGTGCTGACGATCCGGCCGGCGCTGGTGTTATCGAGCGCCGCCGCCGCCAGCGCGACATTGCCCGCGCCCTGGATCGCACCGCCTTCATTGCCCACTGCGCCGGTCGTGGTGACGCTCACGGCGCCCGCACCCGAGATGACCGCGCCGGATGTGTTGGTCAGGCTGGCCCCCGAAAGGGCGACCGCGCCATTGCCCCCGATCCGTCCATCGGTATCGTCGATCGCGCCGCCACTCTTCAGGGTCACGCCCTGCGTGCCGTAGACCAGGCCGGAATTCGACACGGAGCCGGACAGGGTCGCGTTCATCTGGTCGGACGCCACCAGCGTCCCGGTATTGGCAAGGGAGGCCGCGTTGAGGTCCACCAGGCCAGCCAGCGCACCGATCTCGCCGCTATTGGTCACGCCCTGCGCCGCAAGGGTGACATCGCCCTGCGAGACGAGCGTGCCGCCATTGGCCAGGGCCACCTGCGTCGTGACGTCGAGGGTGGCGCCACGGCCTTCGGCCTCGATCCGCCCGGCATTGGACAGGCCATCACCGCTGCCCGTTCCGGTCAGGACGAGGGAGAGCACGCCGTTTTCGGTCGCCATCAACCCGCTGGAAGCGGTCGTCAGGCCAGCGGCCGTAAGGCCCAGCCCCTGCCCGCCCACCAGCGTGCCCGCAACAGCCATGTCGCCCGCCGCCACCACGGACAGGCCCTGACCGGCACTCATGACGCCCGTGGCATCATCGGACCAGGTCCCCGTCACCAGCGACAGGTTCCCGGCCGCCTTGACCGCGCCACCGGCGTTCGAGAAAGCCAGGGCGGATGCGGGCGCGCTGTCGGCATCCAGCGCGATGTTGCCATCGAGTGCGAGGATGCGGCCATTGTCATTGCCGATCGTGCCGGCCGCGATCGAGACACTCCCGGCCGCCTGGATGATGCCGCCCGACGTGTTGTCCAGTGTCGCCATCAATGTGGCGGGAGACCCTGCGGAGAGCGTGACGTTGCCGCCCACGCTGACCAGGGTGCCGGCGGTGTTGGCGAGGCTGGCCGCCGCAATGGTCAGGTTGCCACCCGCCTGCACCGCGCCGCCGCGGTTATCAAGGGCGGTCAGCGGCGTCGTGGCATCGCCATTGCGGATCCCGATGGCGCCTCCCGCGAGGATCGTGCCGGCTTCGTTATCGAGGCCTGTGGCGGAAAGCGCGAGGCTGGTCCCGGCCTGGATCGTACCATTGTCATTGGCGACCTGTGCCGCCGTCAGGGCCAGCGCGCCCGCAGCCCCCGTGCCGATGGTCCCGCCCTGATTGGACGTTGTGCCCCCTGACCCAAGCGTCAGTCCGGTCGCACCATACAGCGTGCCGGTATTGATCAGGTCATCCGTCGTGGACACGTCAAGCCCTGCCGCAGTCGCGATCAGGCCGCTATTGGTCAGACCTGCCGCCGAAAGCGCGCTACTACCGGCAAGTGAGGCGATCTCACCGCTATTGAGCAGGAGGCCGTCGGCGTCGACGCTCTGGTTCCCCTGCGAGATGATCGTACCCGTGTTGGCGAGCGACGTCGCATCAACCTTCAGGACACCGGCGACATCCGCGTCCTCGATGGCGCCAGCGTTGGACAGGGCGGGCGATGCCGCATTCCCATGGACGGCAATCATCGTGTCACCGGCGAGGGCGCCAATGGTGCCCTTCGCGCCATTGACCAGGCTGGCCGCCGAAAGGCTTAGCCCGTCACCCGCCGTAATCGCCCCTTCGTTATCGGCCGCCCCCGTGACCGACAGGTCAAGCGCGGTTCCTGCCTGAAGGGCAGCCGATGTGTCACTGGCATACTGGCCGGTCGCAAGCGTCAGCGCGCCACCCGCCTGGACCGCGCCATCCGTATTGGTGAACAGCCCCTGCCCCGACCCGTTATCGGTGATGGCAACAGAACCGGTTTTCCCGACCAGGCCACCGGATGTATTGTCAACGCTCACCGCGCTGATCGTGAGGTCATTGCTGGCCTCGACCAGGCCCGATGCGTTCGTCAGGTGGTCAAGGGCCGCACCCGTCGCATCGCGGGCAAGGGTGACGGATGTCCCGCCCAGCACTGTCCCGCCGGTATTGTCGAGCGCGGTCGTCACGATGGACATGAGGGCGGCTGCCTGCAGCCAGCCGTTATTATTGGCGACACTGGCGGCATCGATGTTCAGGCCACCATCCGTCGCGATGATTTTGCCCCCGGTATTGTCGAGGCTGGCGGCGGCAAGCTGCACCACGCCCGTATCACTGCCAAGCTGCCCGCCCCTGTTGGACAGGGCGCCACCCGCCGCAAGGCTCAGGCCGCCTGCCCCATATAATGTACCCGTATTGGTCACCGTACCGGCCGTGCGCACGCCAAGCGTGCCGGCGGCAAGGATGCTGTCACTGTTGGCCAGCGTGGCGGCGTCGATCGTCAGGCTGCCCGATGCCGACTGGGATTTTATGACCCCCGTATTGGCCAGGCCACCAGTCCCCGCCGCGTTGAGGGTAAGGTTGCCCGCGGTTGCAAGCAGCAGGGCGGATGCTCCGTTGGCGATGTGGTCCGCCGTCACGGTCACGCCCGTGCCGCCACCCAGCGTGCCTTCGTTATCGACCGCCCCCGTGGCGGTGACGGCAAGGGCCTGCTGCGCCGTCAGCGAAGCCGTGGTGTCGGATGTATAGCTGGCCAGTGCAGCAGTCAGGCTGCCCCCGGCCTGGATGGCCCCGCCATTATTGGTGACGGCCTGCGCTGACAGCGTCATGTCACCCGACTGGTCGAGGATCTTCCCGCCCGTATTATCCAGCGCCCCCACGGCGGCAATCGAGGCCAGACCGGTCGTGCTCGATATCTGGCCACCGGCATTGGACAGCGTGCTGGCGCTGGCCAGCGTCAGCCCCGCCTGGGCTGCGATCGTGCCGGTATTGGCGAGCGACCCTGCCCGGGCGGACAGGGCGCCACCGGATGCGCCGATGCCGCCACTGTTATCGAGCGCACCGGTCGCAGAAAGCGACAGCGCGCCAGCCCCGGCCGTCACCGTCCCGCTATTGCCGATCGCAGCCGCCCGGGCGGCCAGGGTCGTACCGCCGCCAATGGTCCCGCTGTTATTCAGGGCGCCGCCTGCCGCCAGCTGCATCCCGCCACCTGACTGCAGCGTCCCGGCATTGCTGACCTGCCCGCCCACCTGCGCCTGCAGGTTGCCCGAAGCCGCCATGGAACCGTTGAGCACAAGGTCGCCGGCATCGGTCAGCGTCATGTCGCCTGCATTGGCCGCCATGGTGCCGTCAACCCGCACGCCGGCGCCGGCCTCGTTGACCACCATGTAGATCCGGTTGGCGTACATCCCGCCAAGGGCCGCCGTATCAATCGCGAATTCCGGTGCGGCCGTGCCGTCGGACGCCAGCGGATGGGCCGCGTTGGTGCCGTAATCGACCCGGTTGCGCCCGGCCACGATAGTGGCCGTCTCCGCATTGACCTGCGCCTTGAGCGTCACCGAGCGCGACAGGATGTCGAGCACCGGCACGGTGGTGAAGTCTCCGCCCTTCCCCTCGAAGGTGATGTTGCCGCCCCGGACGACGATATCCTTCAGGTTGCCGCTGGCATCCATCTCCGGCGTGCCGGTGGCAAGGGTCACATGGGCGGTGTTGATGAACCCGCATCCCGCACAGGTGATGCCGTTGGGGTTGGCCACCACCACCGAGGCCTGGTGCCCCGCCACTTCCGTATAGCCCAGCATCTGTGTCGGCAGGGTGCCGGTCACCTCGTTGAGGATCAGGCTGGCGGCATGGCCGTCAAGATTGGTGTTGCCATACACCACGCCCCCGATCTTCGTCTCGGTCGCCGTGGTGGCGTTGTTCAGGATCACACCGCTTTCGGGCACGCCATACTGGATGAAGTCATTATGCGACACGCCCGCCGCGTTGGGGGTGGCGATATTGACCTGGTCGATGCCGTTCTGGGTCTTGTCCAGCGTCGGCTCGGGGCCGCCGGCATGGGGATCGACCACGATCTGCGGCTCCGCCTGCTGGGCGGATGCGGCGGACACGGTCGAGGCCAGGAACAGGGAGACGGCGGCAAAGACATGCACGCAGCGCTGAAGACGTGACGGACCCGGAATGATATCGGGTGCGGCAACCCTGCGGGGCGTCTTCATCATATCTTCGCTCCAACCTGAAACAGCGGGATCAGCCCTTCCGAGGGAAGCGGGCCGGTATACATGGAATGGGTCAGGGAGACGTTCCAGAAGAACGGCCCCGTGGTCTTGCGCAGCCCCAGGCCACCGCCCGCCATCTCGCCGCCCTTCAGCGCAGGCGGCGTGGAGGAGGAGGCAAAACCCGCGCGCACGACGCCGACATCAAGGGCGGCGTAAAGCTGGGTGCCCTCGATGACCTGGTGGCAGATGAAGGCGAACTTCCCGCACTTCAGGCCCTTTGTGGGCAGCTGCCACGAGAAGTCGTTGCGCATGTAGCCGCCGTCATTGCCCAGCAGGACCTGCTCGAGGAAGCCGCGCACCGAATAGGGGCCACCCACCTGCAGTTCATTAGTGGGAAACTGGTCGCGCGTGCTGTATTCGCCGTGCAGCGTGGTATGCCACAGCACGCCGCGCGCAAGCGGCTTGTAGCCGTCAATGTCGAGCGAGGGCTTGAGGTAGGAGGAATGCGGGTCCTGCCAGCCTGGACGGATGAAGTTCGACCACGTGCCCGCGCCATCCACCGCGACCTTGAGGCCACCGGTGATGTACCACACCCCGCCCCAGCCCTTGAGCGATTCACTGACCTGCACGTTGACGAAGGCCTGCCGCGCCGTCTCGGTGTCGATCACCGTATGGTTGATCTCCGAGCCGAACGACTTGCGCTCGTAGCTGGCCTGGAAGGTGGTCACGCCGATACGGTTGCGCAGCAGCACGCGCGAGATGCCCAGCCGCCAGTCCCGTCGGCCGCCGCCAAGGTGGTAGATGTCGCTGAGTGTTGCGAGCGGATAGTCATCCTGCGAGCGCCACCACGACCCGAACACGGTCCAGTAGCCGAACGGGATCGACCCGTTGACCGACAGGTAGGACGTGCCGCGCTGC
The genomic region above belongs to Komagataeibacter sucrofermentans DSM 15973 and contains:
- a CDS encoding ShlB/FhaC/HecB family hemolysin secretion/activation protein, with the translated sequence MRWQVGAAAAMMALPGVAMAQVPGLPGGVMPAGPGSSQDQFQRFEQHQEQLDALPPPSNDIQIQRPSALPQASKTCVTVHDITVEGAQHLSRALSDAITGPHVGTCMSVRDLNGLINALNAAYIRQGFITSRAYLPEQKLSSGHLRIVVIEGKLAGIQLQGRPARLATVMAFPGLHGKILNLRDLEQGIEDMNRLSHWGARMRIAPGGRAGASTVVVTAPKRGVLHGQVWFDNYGQQITGQETGHAMLTAENPLGLLDLWSVEYDHSLVGHAGQRGTSYLSVNGSIPFGYWTVFGSWWRSQDDYPLATLSDIYHLGGGRRDWRLGISRVLLRNRIGVTTFQASYERKSFGSEINHTVIDTETARQAFVNVQVSESLKGWGGVWYITGGLKVAVDGAGTWSNFIRPGWQDPHSSYLKPSLDIDGYKPLARGVLWHTTLHGEYSTRDQFPTNELQVGGPYSVRGFLEQVLLGNDGGYMRNDFSWQLPTKGLKCGKFAFICHQVIEGTQLYAALDVGVVRAGFASSSTPPALKGGEMAGGGLGLRKTTGPFFWNVSLTHSMYTGPLPSEGLIPLFQVGAKI